The Camelus dromedarius isolate mCamDro1 chromosome 23, mCamDro1.pat, whole genome shotgun sequence nucleotide sequence aataaacttttttgCTTATGCCATATTTCATAATGGATGTGCTTCTAAATGCTTAACTCTGAGAAACACATGCACACGTGCTCACATTGGTCTGCAAACTAACTGAACAGTATGGCttgaaaagagaaagcaataaTAATCTGACCTTTTGGGACTTGTTCACTTTTGCCTGTGTCAAATTCTCTAATCCTTCCTCCTCAAAGACGGACTATGCTGAAGGCATAAAAGATAAAGTGCAAGGTTTTCAATTGCTTAATAATTGCCAAATTTTCATCAGTTGTTGTATATTATTAttcaaaagtttctttttgtcacttattcatatttagaaataatttgttttatgatTCCTCTGCCTACATTCCTAAACAGGCCTGGTTTTACTAGGATTTTCAGAAGAAAGCTCAGTACTCCAAACGGGAGTTCAAAGCAAATAGGCTGTGATTATTTCTAGTATGGAGTGATCTATGCCTAGTGTCTCCTCATAATGGGGACAAAGGCCACAAACATTTATAGGAAGCCGACTGAGTTCCCAGGCACTCTGCCGGACACTTTCTTAATTTGCCCATAGTCAGATTACAAGTCACAAGACGTGTGATTCAAATTCAGTTCTGCCCGACTCAAGAGTTTTTCTATCATATTATTTCAGGTattagatgtattttaaaattttacaaatccTTTCTTACTCTGTAGCTGTAAAAGAATTTCATACAATATCCCGCCCAAAAAATTCTTCACAAGATTTTTCATTTCAagttacaatattttaaaatagtttgagGTTATGTTGCTAGCCATTTAATCATTTCTTATTCTCTTTAACtctatttccttttacttttagcTACTTCATCACCTTTCACCATACAACAGATTATTTAACCTTCCAACTATCTTTTGACTCACTggaatgtatatgtgtgtgtgtgtatgtatgtatatatacacacacacacacacattttggcTGACAAGAACAGAAGGAGGCAAGTGGTATGTATGAGCAAGTATGATTTATTATGGACAAAGAGTAGAAAAATGTTACTAATATCCATAGATAAATTCCTTAAGTCATATGTGAAGAGGCAGTATTATtaaaagtttgctttattttttctgttgaatCACATACTAGCTCCTAATTACAATTAGATTCGTCTTATGCCTTCCAAACATTAGCACAGTTAGCATCACCTTATCAATAACCGAATAATAAATCAAACTAGGTCCCAGTGGTTATGTCCACATCTAGATTGTCAGGGTGATCAGGAACTCTTATTTGTTTGCATTAGCTTTTAATTCTTGGTTATAtctataaagaaaacagaaagaaaaataatcatgaatCACAAAGATAAATTTATAATAAGAAGGGAATGGGAAGCATATTCCTTCCATCCCTTCTTTCTCACTAGTCAAGAAGCTATACAGTTGTAAATACAATCTTCCCAGGGGCTTGTAGGTGGAAACAAGCAGGTGGGAAAGCAACCTAAGGACTTTATTTGCATCTGGCTTCCAACTGCCAGTTAACAACTTAGCTGATACACAGTTTCCCacacataaatattattttaatgaatattttctttcttgaactATTATAAGAATATGACAAACATGTGGACATATGTGTAAAATTTAGCAAAATGTGGTTGTctagaactttttattttatactcacAAAGCATCTTTCCTGAGAATAAAATCAGTTGGGAATGGGATCCTGTCtaatcactaaaaataaaatataattctgtaaTGCAGGTAGCCTACTGGGTCAGCAGGTTGTAACACTTAAATTTATTGAAGCTAAGAACAGTTTCTTCAATTCTCATTAATTGAAAGAAGAATTAACCACAAAGCCACAGTCTTTCCCTTCTACAATACTCCGGGCCTCATTTACTACTCTTCCTATCTGAAAATAGAGTGGAAAATTGAATAAGCACAAGAAGGAACTTATTCTACGAAGCCTACCATGCCTTCCAGACTGCTCAAAAGGTCCTGATTTCAAATATTCAATAGTGTTGTCCAGGGATTCCAACATTTATATTTCTAACTAAATCTCCCAATCTGCTATTGTAATGGAAAGGCCAAAAATCCTTTTGTTAAACCATATCTGAATTTCTGATAGTAGAAATGTGGCACTTAGTCTTCTAATAGCTCTACTATCATGAGTTAATATAAGGTTAAAATGAGATGGCAGATGAGAACAGTACTCtgtgaataaaatcattttacaaatttAAGTTTATACTGATATAAGTAAGCCCTAAAAATGGTTGTAAGGCATACTGTAGAGTGAGTTATATACTGATCCATCCATTATGTGCTAGATTATTATGAAAGGATTACATTATAAAGCTACCAGTAAAGCTAGGAATGGTAaagatgaatgaaattaaaatgtattatactcTGCAGAACAGAATGCTttctgaaaggaaggaaaattataactcagtgttttctatttattgagataattcaatttttttagcCAAAGAAAGTTGTTATTCATGATACTGTTTTGTAATTTAGAAATGTTCTATGATTCAAACAAAGTTAGAGCCTTCATCTAAGATCATTGCAAGTGTTAACCAGtcactgacaaataaaattaactactaaataaatagtttaaaaaatttccaatGCTCACAGAACCCTTATTTTCCAATGAAAATGGGAGCCCCACTCTAAACATCAAATTACACAGCTATACACTTAACTCCcactttattatatataattgaaaGTAAGTGATATAAGGTTCATGTGGAAAATTACCTAATGAGCCATAAACTGTTTTTGTTGTCTTAATAAAAGAGACTCTATGAAAGGGCTGTGCATCAAGATAACATACAGATTTAAAACCTAGGTAACACATTGCTTAACACTTTTAACTTGAACCCCCAGACTTTCTAGAAATGTTAAATTTCTGCTTCAAGCACATCCAGACTTAGCATTACATgtgaattaaaaacaacaacaacagtattGCCAGCTGGGTAGCCTCTgaggcatgcatatatatatatatatatattatatatatatatattatatattatacttatAGTACGCTTACCTCCAAATACGAAAGAGCTGAGAGGCTCCTGCTGTACCGACAAAGAAATTAACAGCAAACAGACTCCAGTTTTTTGGAATAATTACAAGTGAATATCTTGACCAAATAAACCCtgttgaaacaaaaaaaaaatttttaaaccataGGTGCACCTGCAATGTCTTATCTGAACATTTAATATTagagtaaaataattataactaaaACTATGACAACATAAAGTAGGATAAAGGACCAAGAAATGCTATACTCTGAGTCtttaataaagttgctataatTCAGTGCTACACATAATTCTCAGTTCTCACGTAGGGAAATCTTTATaaccctcctctgccttctccatctGTAATGCAGTAACTTCCTAGAGATAAataacaatgttaatttctttgtgtgtgagtgtatgtacATATACTTCAAACATTAAACCATTAAATAAATTGgtgtaaaacaaaacaattgaATGCCCTATACAGAGCACAGAATATAGTCATTTAATTTACCTGTTGCCATCAAAACAGCCGATTGAGCTGTGCTGAGTTTTTCTGCAGGTCTGGCCATGTCAGCCAATCCAGCACACACCAAGCCCTGGAAATACACATTAacatgtagaaagaaaaaaaagcatcttgAATGTGTAGTAATAGTTcttaactttaaataaaaaaaaaactatttcagaGATTTTCACATGACCGTAGATATGATTTTAGTATCCATGCATTAGGAAAATGTATGTCATGACGAAAAGGTACAATGAATTCAGAAAtgctttttgaattaatttatattttgttaatcACATTAAGCAGCCtcatatatttgaaaatcaggagtgtgtgtctatgtgtgcatatacatatatatacacacacacacatatatatatacttgttctacaaatgtatttgtatttttgttctaaAGTGATACTTCTTTCACATGAGTTTACATATTCTTTAAACATGTTGGGGACTACTGGTCTGGAAGATGCCTGAAAGGTATTTGTATAAATTCCCCCTTTCATGTTTTTGGTCagtgttcttcttcttctttttttttttttttaaagtagaagtaTCAGAAAAGCTCTGTTACAATTCTAGTTTCTTGgttagataatttttctttaatgtcaaAGTATACATGGTCATTTCTACTGCTATAGTTTAAAGTCTTTTATAGAATCATTCCACTAATACCCTACAATCAGCATCACTCAGAAGTTTAgtaatgagtctttttttttctttcctttttgatggaggtactggggattgaagccaggacctcatgcatgttaagcatgcgctctaccactgagctataccctcccccttgagtCTTCACTAGAATATGAGTTATGCTACTCTATTGCAGAGATAAGAATATGTAATGATATTTGTTGATGAAAAATTCACACGCAAAATAAGAGAGACTAGTACACAGCTCTAGATGCACGTCACTCAGTCAGCAATTCCTGAGATTCTGCCTTATTTGCTtcacctctcctcttccctttctccttctttctttaagTACTTTAAATCAAATCCTAAATATGTTATTAGAAAACATGtgtttaagaaatttattttcaggttttattGAGTTCCCAAAAGATGCTCTTgcatgaaaaatataaatcagcAAAGAGGTTTTTCTCCTAAATAGAACAA carries:
- the MPC2 gene encoding mitochondrial pyruvate carrier 2, which codes for MSAAGARGLRATYHRVLDRVELLLPEKLRPLYNHPAGPKTVFFWAPIMKWGLVCAGLADMARPAEKLSTAQSAVLMATGFIWSRYSLVIIPKNWSLFAVNFFVGTAGASQLFRIWRYNQELKANANK